The Salvelinus namaycush isolate Seneca chromosome 16, SaNama_1.0, whole genome shotgun sequence genome has a segment encoding these proteins:
- the LOC120061157 gene encoding probable G-protein coupled receptor 173 translates to MSNQTQIFGIDGPGSLLAVLASQRASSISTSSSEGISAAAVSAYIKLVFLGLILCVSLVGNLLVSLLVLRDRALHKAPYFFLLDLCLADVVRSAACFPFVLVSVHNSSAWTYSTFSCKLVAFLAVLFCFHAAFMLFCVAVTRYLAIAHHRFYTKRMTVWTCAAIICMVWTLAIAMASPPVFDVGTYKFIQNEDQCIFEHRYLKTNDTLGFMLMLAVVVLATHGFYAKLLLFEYKHRKMKPVQLVPAISQNWTFHGPGATGQAAANWIAGFGRGPMPPTLLGIRQTLHNQQHRRLMGMEEVRTERRLGRMFYIVTLLFLVLWAPYIMACFWRVFVKSCSIPHRYLSITVWMSFAQAGVNPIICLLLNEDLRKVLRAHLPTYSRTRQHQQLHRHELLVFTIT, encoded by the coding sequence ATGTCTAACCAGACCCAGATCTTTGGCATTGATGGACCAGGCAGCCTGCTGGCAGTGTTGGCTTCACAAAGGGCCAGCAGCATCAGCACCAGCAGCAGTGAAGGAATCTCGGCTGCAGCTGTGTCCGCCTACATCAAGCTGGTGTTCCTGGGCCTGATCCTCTGTGTTAGCCTGGTGGGCAACCTGCTGGTGTCTCTGCTGGTCCTCCGAGACCGGGCCCTCCACAAGGCCCCCTACTTCTTCCTGCTGGACCTGTGCCTGGCTGATGTTGTCCGCTCTGCTGCCTGCTTCCCCTTCGTCCTGGTGTCTGTCCACAACAGCTCCGCGTGGACCTACAGCACCTTCAGCTGCAAGCTGGTGGCCTTCCTGGCTGTGCTCTTCTGTTTTCACGCTGCCTTCATGCTGTTCTGTGTGGCTGTGACTCGCTACCTGGCCATTGCCCATCACCGTTTTTACACCAAGCGCATGACAGTCTGGACCTGCGCTGCCATCATCTGCATGGTGTGGACTCTGGCCATCGCCATGGCATCGCCACCCGTCTTTGACGTGGGGACGTACAAGTTCATTCAAAACGAGGACCAGTGCATTTTTGAGCACCGCTACCTTAAGACCAATGACACTCTGGGTTTCATGCTCATGCTGGCCGTCGTGGTCCTGGCCACTCACGGTTTCTACGCCAAACTCCTGCTGTTTGAATACAAGCACCGCAAGATGAAGCCTGTCCAGCTAGTGCCGGCCATCAGCCAGAACTGGACCTTTCATGGACCAGGAGCCACGGGCCAGGCAGCGGCCAACTGGATCGCAGGCTTCGGCCGGGGCCCAATGCCCCCCACCCTGCTTGGCATCAGGCAGACTTTGCACAACCAGCAGCATCGGCGTCTGATGGgcatggaggaggtgaggacgGAAAGGAGGCTGGGCAGGATGTTTTACATCGTCACCCTGCTGTTCCTGGTGCTCTGGGCTCCCTACATAATGGCCTGCTTCTGGAGGGTGTTTGTCAAGTCCTGCTCCATCCCACACAGGTACCTCTCCATCACAGTGTGGATGAGCTTCGCCCAGGCAGGGGTCAACCCCATCATCTGCCTCCTTCTCAATGAGGACTTGAGGAAAGTGCTGAGGGCCCACCTGCCCACCTACAGCAGGACTAGACAACACCAACAGCTGCACCGCCATGAGCTGTTGGTGTTCACCATCACATGA